A region of the Nitrospirota bacterium genome:
TTCCCCGAGAACGGGCCGAATTGATGTGGAAGGGCTCAAATCCTCCAGGTCCCACACAGCTACTGTAACTTCCCTGGATTCTCTTACAGTAGATGCACAGGAAATGAACAACAGCGGGATAATTAGAAACAGGCAATATAACCCCCCTTTAGAAAAGGGGGGACATAATATTTTGAATGGAATTTTCATCTATATACCTCTGATTACTTCGCCATTGCGGTTTCTATTATCCTTTCCTGAACCTTGTCATCAGCCTTCAGATTCCTTTCCTGTGATATTACACGTACAAAACACATGTCCGGTTCCACGCTGACGACCTCGATTACAGCCACTGATTTAGGCGATGCCTTGAGGGTCTTCCCCTTATATTTCACCGGTTCCTGATCTTCTATAACTTCAAACCTTATACCAGGCACCACACCCTGATTTGAACCAAGATTTACAATAAATTGATCTCCTGAGTCTTTTACTATGTAACCGCGCAGAGGGTACTTTAATATGATGGTTTTAAGTATTTCCCTGTTGAGCTGAAATAGTTCTTTTTCAACTGATACAGGTTCTTCAAACTTTTTGGTAGTCACCTGCGCAATAGCCGATGTTTCGGTATCTATAAGCCTCATGCTTAACATCGTTGAATCGGGCAAATAAAAAATAGCGCCCGTTCCGATCAATCTGGCCGCCAGTATTTTGCCAAGTTTAAGGGCAGTCTCAGGATCTGCGAGATCAGAAGATCCAAGATTTAATTCTTCAAGAAGTCTATCAATGAGAATACGCTCTACTACCTTTACCCTTCCAGAGCTATTCAGGTGATCAGCAAGCTCAGCCATTAAAACAGCAGATAATCCGTCCCTCTCAGATAGTCCACCCTTGTCCTGAAAATCAACAAAAGAAAGCACCATAGGCCGTGATGTCCATGTGTCTTCACTCTTAGGAAAGATACTTTTCTGCGAGCGATATCTTTCTGCCAGATCCTTTACCAGCGCATCAGTTCTTTTCCTGCGATCAGCATCTTTCTGAAAATCTAACATCTCCTGGGCCTTTTTCGCGAGCACCAATGCAAAGGTATCATTCTTGTCAACTTCGAGCGCCTGGCGATAGGACTCAAGCGCCTTGTCCCACTTTCCCTCTTTTTCATATGCAAGACCTTTATTTGTTGTCCCCTCAATATAGTAAGGGTCAATAGCAATTGCCTTGTCATAAAGTTCCTGAGCCTTCTTGTATTCCCCTGAACTGGCATAAAGTCTGCCGAGCTGATTGTACTTTACCCCTTCCT
Encoded here:
- a CDS encoding tetratricopeptide repeat protein is translated as MNKMIKRCIFSMMIFMSIMLVGSVSHARISSGQTAPVFSLHDINGKNFDLSMMKQQQLTILYFFDIESRPSQEGLLSLNNLIKQYKGADLAVWAITISDKEKVAGFAKSTGLGFPILLDNSSVSSLYNAGMILPTVCIIGPGIKVIDYFQGGGKATETMLVKVAETELQRKNVRFAKSISDEVIRKNPQNVKAKAIKGYAALKEGDIKEAEKSFNELQKGKEGRVAGKEGMAAVYARKNQPEKALQLVREVEKEAPDRSYVHVIKGDILYSQNKKKEAEEEYQTAAKKKDAEPYQEGVKYNQLGRLYASSGEYKKAQELYDKAIAIDPYYIEGTTNKGLAYEKEGKWDKALESYRQALEVDKNDTFALVLAKKAQEMLDFQKDADRRKRTDALVKDLAERYRSQKSIFPKSEDTWTSRPMVLSFVDFQDKGGLSERDGLSAVLMAELADHLNSSGRVKVVERILIDRLLEELNLGSSDLADPETALKLGKILAARLIGTGAIFYLPDSTMLSMRLIDTETSAIAQVTTKKFEEPVSVEKELFQLNREILKTIILKYPLRGYIVKDSGDQFIVNLGSNQGVVPGIRFEVIEDQEPVKYKGKTLKASPKSVAVIEVVSVEPDMCFVRVISQERNLKADDKVQERIIETAMAK